The following are from one region of the Tenacibaculum dicentrarchi genome:
- the fumC gene encoding class II fumarate hydratase, whose translation MAKYRIEKDTMGNVEVPADKYWGAQTERSRNNFKIGPAGSMPLEIVYGFAYLKKAAAYTNAELGVLAIEKRDLIAQVCDEILASKHDDQFPLVIWQTGSGTQSNMNCNEVIANRAHEIAGKVIGEGEKTIQPNDDVNKSQSSNDTFPTGMHIAAYKKIVEVTIPGVEQLRDTLQAKSEAFKDVVKIGRTHLMDATPLTLGQEFSGYVAQLNFGLKALKNSLEHLSQLALGGTAVGTGLNTPAGYDVLVAKYIAEFTGLPFITAENKFEALAAHDAFVETHGSLKQLAVSINKIANDIRMMASGPRSGIGELIIPANEPGSSIMPGKVNPTQAEAITMVCAQVMGNDVAVTIGGTQGHYELNVFKPMMAKNVLESAQLIGDACVSFDVNCAAGIEPNHTRITELVNNSLMLVTALNTKIGYYKAAEIANTAHENGTTLKTEAVRLGYVTEAEYDEWVKPEEMIGALK comes from the coding sequence ATGGCAAAGTACAGAATTGAAAAAGATACCATGGGAAATGTTGAAGTTCCTGCGGATAAATATTGGGGAGCGCAAACAGAGCGTTCTCGTAACAACTTTAAAATAGGTCCTGCTGGCTCAATGCCTTTAGAGATTGTATATGGTTTTGCGTATCTTAAAAAAGCTGCAGCATATACAAATGCAGAATTAGGTGTTTTAGCAATCGAAAAAAGAGATTTAATTGCACAAGTTTGTGATGAAATTTTAGCAAGTAAACATGATGATCAATTTCCGTTAGTAATTTGGCAAACAGGTTCTGGTACGCAAAGTAACATGAACTGTAACGAAGTAATTGCTAACAGAGCTCACGAAATTGCAGGTAAAGTTATTGGTGAAGGTGAAAAAACTATTCAACCAAATGATGATGTAAACAAATCGCAATCATCAAACGATACTTTTCCTACAGGAATGCACATTGCTGCTTACAAGAAAATTGTAGAAGTTACCATTCCTGGAGTTGAACAATTACGTGATACTTTACAAGCAAAATCAGAAGCGTTTAAAGACGTTGTAAAAATTGGACGTACGCATTTAATGGATGCTACTCCCCTAACTTTAGGTCAAGAATTTTCTGGTTATGTAGCACAATTAAACTTCGGATTAAAAGCTTTAAAAAATTCTTTAGAGCATTTATCGCAATTAGCTTTAGGTGGAACTGCTGTTGGTACAGGGTTGAATACTCCAGCTGGTTACGATGTTTTAGTTGCTAAATATATTGCTGAATTTACAGGTTTACCTTTTATTACTGCCGAAAACAAATTTGAAGCTTTAGCGGCTCATGATGCTTTTGTTGAAACTCATGGTTCTTTAAAGCAATTAGCGGTTTCTATCAATAAAATAGCCAACGATATTCGTATGATGGCTTCTGGTCCTCGTTCTGGTATTGGTGAATTAATTATTCCTGCAAACGAACCAGGTTCTTCTATTATGCCTGGAAAAGTAAATCCTACGCAAGCAGAAGCAATTACTATGGTTTGTGCGCAAGTTATGGGTAATGATGTTGCTGTTACTATTGGTGGTACGCAAGGTCATTACGAATTAAACGTTTTTAAACCAATGATGGCGAAAAATGTATTAGAATCTGCTCAATTAATTGGAGATGCTTGTGTATCTTTCGATGTAAATTGTGCGGCTGGTATTGAGCCAAATCATACTAGAATTACTGAATTAGTAAACAATTCTTTAATGTTAGTTACTGCATTAAATACAAAAATCGGATATTATAAAGCTGCTGAAATTGCAAATACTGCACACGAAAACGGAACTACTTTAAAAACTGAAGCTGTTCGTTTAGGTTATGTAACTGAAGCTGAATATGACGAATGGGTAAAACCTGAAGAAATGATTGGTGCTTTAAAATAA
- a CDS encoding YkgJ family cysteine cluster protein, with translation MQVTKLNSESILPLTCSRSGSCCFGKDVMLNPWELFSFSQEKKITTKKFRNLYTEFGGIQLLFDGKTDKKGQKSCSQYLDNAGCSVHLGRPLACRLYPLGRQVQFEKAEYIYEGNAFPCLTDCAEVLDLPKLSVGEYLKGQKAGEYEKALDAYLMVMQNIADIGFELLLDSGLSASGDTKTLAAWREIGNENPQVLAERIGKKWLDYLMIPNITNHENNPVTFAQKHNDFLLLKAQEEFGSLQTFEELHQASVLIIAVALHLSRGLRADTKGLSEHWIETAKSHGAKE, from the coding sequence ATGCAAGTAACAAAACTAAATTCAGAAAGTATATTACCGCTTACCTGCTCACGCTCAGGGTCGTGTTGTTTTGGAAAAGATGTAATGCTGAATCCGTGGGAATTATTTAGTTTTAGTCAAGAGAAAAAAATTACAACAAAAAAATTCAGAAATCTTTATACCGAATTTGGCGGTATCCAATTACTTTTTGATGGAAAAACCGATAAAAAAGGACAGAAATCATGTAGCCAATATTTAGACAATGCTGGTTGTAGCGTACATCTTGGGCGTCCGTTAGCGTGTCGTTTATATCCGTTAGGTCGTCAAGTACAATTTGAAAAAGCCGAATATATTTACGAAGGAAATGCTTTTCCGTGCTTAACAGATTGTGCTGAAGTATTAGACTTACCTAAACTTAGTGTAGGCGAATATTTAAAAGGACAAAAAGCAGGAGAATATGAAAAAGCACTAGATGCTTATTTAATGGTGATGCAAAACATTGCTGATATTGGTTTTGAACTACTTTTAGATTCAGGATTATCAGCTTCTGGTGACACAAAAACACTGGCTGCTTGGAGAGAAATCGGTAACGAAAACCCGCAAGTATTAGCAGAAAGAATCGGTAAAAAATGGCTAGATTATTTAATGATTCCAAATATAACAAATCACGAAAATAATCCTGTTACTTTCGCTCAAAAACACAACGATTTTCTACTTTTAAAAGCACAAGAAGAGTTCGGAAGCCTACAAACATTTGAAGAACTTCATCAGGCTTCGGTTTTAATAATTGCCGTAGCTTTGCATTTATCAAGAGGTTTAAGAGCCGATACAAAAGGATTATCCGAACATTGGATTGAAACTGCTAAAAGTCACGGAGCTAAAGAATAA
- a CDS encoding nucleoside deaminase produces MNEHEKHMSEAVKAALKGMSNNEGGPFGCIVVKDGVVIGSGNNKVTSTNDPTAHAEVTAIRDACKNLGSFQLDGCIIYTSCEPCPMCLGAIYWARPDKVYYGCDQQDAANIGFDDAFIYKEIALPYEKRSISFEQIGQKIALEPFEKWTEKQDKVEY; encoded by the coding sequence ATGAACGAACACGAAAAACATATGAGTGAAGCTGTTAAAGCCGCTTTAAAAGGAATGAGTAACAATGAAGGTGGTCCTTTTGGCTGTATCGTAGTAAAAGACGGTGTGGTTATTGGTAGCGGAAATAATAAGGTTACTTCGACCAACGACCCAACAGCTCACGCCGAAGTTACAGCAATTAGAGATGCCTGTAAAAACCTTGGTTCTTTTCAATTAGACGGTTGTATTATTTACACTTCTTGCGAGCCTTGCCCGATGTGTTTAGGCGCAATTTACTGGGCAAGACCAGACAAAGTGTACTACGGATGTGACCAGCAAGATGCCGCAAATATTGGTTTTGACGATGCTTTTATTTACAAAGAAATTGCATTACCTTACGAAAAGCGTAGCATTTCTTTTGAGCAAATAGGGCAAAAAATTGCCTTAGAGCCGTTTGAAAAATGGACAGAAAAACAAGATAAAGTTGAATATTAA